In Anaerostipes hadrus ATCC 29173 = JCM 17467, a single genomic region encodes these proteins:
- a CDS encoding IS110 family transposase: MNYNTVYVGMDVHKESFTLCSCKYEDEKASHYQRTPASYKNVLRYLAFLRTIYGEDTRFVCGYEAGCLGYSLYHQLENFNVECVILAPTTMLEQRSKRRIKTDKRDAEIIARSLAQHNYSPVHIPTETDNQTKEFIRMRDDHKAELKKIKQQILSFCLRQGYQYDGSGNWTAKHVKWLRSLKPAGLYKEILDEYLLTYTILTDKLNRLDQRIEELASKEEYKESVSKLTCFLGIKTHTALSVIVEVGDFQRFVSARKFAGYLGLVPGQHSSGDDRNGLGITKAGNTHVRRLLVESAQSYTRGKIGYKSRVLRSRQAGNSPQVINYADRANERLRRRYYKMVLKDGKKYNIAKTAIARELACFIWGMMTDNIY; the protein is encoded by the coding sequence ATGAATTATAACACAGTTTACGTAGGAATGGACGTTCATAAGGAAAGTTTTACTCTTTGTTCTTGCAAATATGAAGATGAAAAGGCATCTCATTACCAGAGAACACCAGCCAGTTACAAGAATGTATTAAGATATCTTGCATTTCTTCGCACTATATATGGAGAGGATACAAGATTTGTGTGTGGCTACGAAGCAGGATGCCTTGGGTATTCTTTGTATCATCAATTGGAAAATTTTAATGTGGAATGTGTGATCCTTGCACCAACTACAATGCTCGAACAACGAAGCAAAAGACGGATCAAAACAGACAAAAGAGATGCGGAGATCATTGCCAGATCCTTGGCACAGCACAATTACAGTCCGGTACATATTCCAACGGAAACAGATAATCAGACAAAAGAATTCATCCGTATGCGTGATGATCATAAAGCGGAATTGAAAAAGATCAAACAACAGATCCTTTCTTTCTGTTTACGTCAGGGTTATCAGTATGATGGAAGTGGTAACTGGACAGCAAAACATGTGAAATGGCTGAGATCATTAAAACCAGCAGGGCTTTACAAAGAGATCCTGGATGAATATCTGCTGACTTATACAATTCTGACAGATAAACTGAACCGTCTGGATCAGAGGATTGAAGAACTAGCATCCAAAGAAGAGTATAAAGAATCTGTCAGTAAGTTAACCTGTTTTCTAGGAATCAAGACACATACTGCGTTATCTGTAATTGTTGAAGTTGGAGACTTTCAGCGTTTTGTATCTGCACGAAAGTTTGCAGGGTATCTTGGATTGGTACCTGGACAGCATTCCAGTGGCGATGACAGAAACGGACTTGGCATTACAAAAGCAGGGAACACCCATGTACGCAGACTGTTGGTAGAATCCGCACAAAGTTATACCCGTGGAAAGATCGGATATAAATCAAGAGTCTTAAGATCACGACAGGCGGGAAATTCACCGCAGGTAATCAATTATGCAGACAGGGCAAATGAGCGTCTGAGACGGCGCTATTATAAGATGGTTCTGAAAGATGGCAAGAAATATAATATTGCAAAAACAGCAATTGCGAGAGAGCTTGCTTGTTTCATATGGGGAATGATGACAGATAATATTTACTAA
- a CDS encoding GntR family transcriptional regulator — MSDKLKVNMNEYLPLRDVVFNTLRQAIITGEFAPGERLMEIALANRLGVSRTPVREAIRKLELEGLVVMIPRKGAEVARITEKDLRDVLEVRCSLEELAAELAAERMDEEGQEKLDQALVEFESAIESGDNAAIADSDMEFHDIIFDATGNPRLIQIIGNLREQFYRYRLEYVKDTDYHIVLLNEHKELVNAIRAGKKEEARKIMKKHITNQEMTVIRNIKEEY, encoded by the coding sequence ATGAGCGATAAATTAAAGGTAAACATGAATGAATATCTGCCATTGAGAGATGTGGTATTTAATACATTAAGACAGGCGATCATCACAGGAGAATTTGCACCAGGAGAACGTCTGATGGAGATCGCACTTGCGAATCGATTAGGAGTCAGCAGAACACCTGTCCGAGAAGCAATCCGTAAACTGGAACTGGAAGGACTTGTAGTCATGATCCCAAGAAAGGGAGCAGAAGTTGCAAGGATCACAGAAAAAGATTTAAGAGATGTCTTAGAAGTACGTTGTTCCTTAGAAGAATTAGCAGCAGAACTTGCAGCGGAACGTATGGATGAAGAAGGACAGGAGAAGTTAGATCAGGCATTAGTAGAATTCGAATCAGCAATCGAATCTGGAGATAATGCAGCCATCGCAGACAGCGATATGGAATTCCATGACATCATCTTCGATGCAACAGGGAATCCACGACTGATTCAGATCATTGGAAATTTAAGAGAACAGTTCTACCGTTATCGTCTGGAATATGTAAAGGATACAGATTACCATATTGTATTGTTGAATGAGCATAAAGAGCTTGTGAATGCGATCAGAGCAGGTAAGAAAGAAGAAGCACGCAAGATCATGAAGAAACATATTACAAATCAGGAAATGACAGTGATCCGTAATATTAAGGAAGAATATTAA
- a CDS encoding polysaccharide deacetylase family protein, producing MARRRKRRRINKGRVAALLIIILVIAAGIFFVTTRFGRTSYASVNKSMGEYMVKANDDLLGKGTDKELKKSLYVPRKIDKTKKLIAFTFDDGPLKGNTERVLAALEKNDARATFFMLGQNANYYPETVKKVLESGNEVSSHTWNHTYLPKLSAAQVREQEDKTANAIYKACGSKPVSVRPPYGAINENVKKGIDTPLILWSVDTLDWKTKNTDATVKTILKHAKDGDIVLMHDIHKPTVAAVEKVLPILKKKGYEVCTVSELLEAKGVKAGKGDKVFSATDIIRK from the coding sequence ATGGCAAGACGAAGAAAAAGAAGACGCATCAACAAAGGAAGAGTTGCAGCACTATTGATCATTATCCTGGTGATCGCAGCAGGAATATTTTTTGTAACGACAAGATTTGGAAGAACAAGTTATGCATCAGTGAACAAATCCATGGGAGAATACATGGTAAAGGCAAATGATGATCTGCTCGGTAAAGGAACAGACAAAGAATTGAAGAAATCACTCTACGTTCCAAGAAAGATCGATAAGACAAAGAAACTGATCGCATTTACATTTGATGATGGTCCATTAAAAGGAAATACAGAAAGAGTATTAGCAGCATTAGAGAAGAACGATGCAAGAGCAACATTTTTCATGTTAGGACAGAATGCAAATTATTATCCAGAGACAGTCAAGAAAGTCTTAGAGTCAGGTAATGAAGTATCAAGCCACACATGGAATCATACATACCTTCCAAAGTTAAGTGCTGCACAGGTAAGAGAACAGGAAGACAAGACAGCGAATGCAATCTACAAAGCATGTGGAAGTAAACCAGTCAGCGTAAGACCTCCATATGGAGCGATCAATGAGAATGTTAAAAAAGGAATTGATACACCACTGATCCTTTGGAGTGTTGACACCTTAGACTGGAAGACAAAGAACACAGATGCGACTGTTAAAACAATCTTAAAACATGCAAAAGACGGAGATATCGTGTTAATGCATGATATTCATAAGCCAACTGTTGCAGCAGTAGAGAAAGTATTACCGATCCTTAAGAAGAAAGGATATGAAGTTTGTACAGTATCCGAGCTGTTAGAAGCTAAGGGTGTGAAAGCAGGCAAAGGTGATAAAGTCTTCAGTGCAACTGATATTATTAGAAAATAA
- the ade gene encoding adenine deaminase, which yields MMYDVIFKNGNVVDVKNEQILQADIAVKDGKIAGIGHFSGENVIDCTGKYITPGFIDAHVHIESSMATPMEFSKAVMPHGTTTVIADPHELVNVKGNEAMEYILDAAGDAPLGIYVMMPSSIPATPFETNGADFTAEDMKQWKDHPLVLGLGEVMCYPAVLSKEEQIMKKLELCKGMVIDGHAPGLSGEDLKAYVEAGVMTDHECTSFEEAKEKCLAGMKILVREGSAARNVENIVPGLVKEPEFIAHFMFCTDDKHLDTIENEGHISYNIKKSIQLGMNPISAVKMATYNAAKTYGLNDIGVLEEGKDADIVILDSLESVEVHSVYKQGRIVNTEFFTKEAKPVNESMLHTVVLKNISKDKIQVKAEGKIPVIGMIPGQIVTKFLQEEVPSKEGLFTPDSEYSKLCVFERHRGTGNAAAAPIKGYGITNGAIATSVAHDSHNIIAAGDNDEDIIKAVQTIEEIQGGYALVSEGRVLGTLPLTVAGLLSQKSAKDIQKGIDELLQKAWKLGISRDIDPFITLSFMALPVIPSLRLTDLGLVDVDTFQLLKS from the coding sequence ATGATGTATGATGTGATCTTTAAAAATGGAAATGTCGTTGATGTGAAAAATGAACAGATCCTTCAGGCAGATATTGCAGTGAAAGATGGAAAAATCGCAGGAATTGGTCATTTTTCAGGGGAGAATGTAATAGATTGTACAGGAAAATATATCACACCTGGATTCATTGATGCACATGTACATATTGAATCTAGTATGGCGACACCAATGGAATTTTCCAAAGCAGTTATGCCGCATGGTACAACGACGGTTATCGCAGATCCTCATGAACTTGTCAATGTCAAAGGAAATGAAGCGATGGAATACATTCTGGATGCAGCAGGCGATGCCCCACTTGGAATCTATGTCATGATGCCTTCATCCATTCCAGCGACACCATTTGAGACAAATGGGGCAGATTTTACGGCGGAAGATATGAAGCAGTGGAAGGACCATCCGCTTGTCTTAGGACTTGGAGAAGTGATGTGTTATCCAGCGGTTCTAAGCAAAGAAGAGCAGATCATGAAGAAATTAGAGCTGTGTAAAGGAATGGTCATTGACGGACATGCACCAGGACTTAGCGGAGAAGACTTAAAGGCATATGTGGAAGCAGGAGTTATGACAGATCATGAATGTACATCTTTTGAAGAAGCCAAAGAAAAATGTCTTGCAGGCATGAAAATCTTAGTTCGTGAAGGAAGTGCAGCAAGGAATGTAGAAAATATAGTTCCGGGACTTGTCAAAGAACCAGAATTTATTGCACATTTTATGTTCTGTACCGATGATAAACATCTTGATACTATTGAAAATGAAGGACATATTAGTTACAATATAAAGAAGAGTATCCAGCTTGGAATGAATCCAATATCAGCGGTAAAGATGGCAACATATAATGCTGCAAAGACATATGGTTTAAATGATATCGGAGTATTAGAAGAGGGAAAAGATGCGGATATCGTGATCCTTGATTCTTTGGAGAGTGTCGAAGTACATTCTGTATACAAACAAGGAAGAATTGTGAACACAGAATTCTTTACAAAAGAAGCAAAACCAGTGAATGAATCAATGCTTCACACCGTTGTATTAAAGAATATCTCCAAAGATAAGATTCAGGTAAAAGCAGAAGGAAAGATCCCTGTGATCGGGATGATCCCAGGGCAGATCGTCACGAAGTTTTTACAGGAAGAGGTTCCATCAAAGGAGGGGTTATTTACTCCAGATAGTGAATATTCTAAATTATGTGTATTTGAACGTCACCGCGGAACAGGCAATGCAGCTGCGGCACCGATCAAGGGATATGGGATAACCAACGGTGCGATCGCAACATCTGTAGCACATGATTCACATAACATCATTGCGGCAGGAGATAATGACGAAGATATCATCAAAGCTGTACAGACGATAGAGGAGATTCAGGGAGGATACGCACTGGTATCTGAAGGCAGAGTTTTAGGTACTTTACCGCTGACGGTTGCGGGGCTTTTAAGCCAGAAATCGGCGAAAGACATCCAGAAAGGTATCGATGAGCTGTTACAGAAGGCATGGAAACTAGGAATATCCAGAGATATTGATCCATTTATCACATTATCATTTATGGCACTTCCAGTGATTCCATCATTAAGACTGACAGACCTTGGACTTGTGGATGTAGATACATTTCAATTATTAAAATCATAA
- a CDS encoding helix-turn-helix domain-containing protein, whose protein sequence is MNEKREVILPSDFSGEKGKIVCYRISSYLELLYIDIRSRRIPEVQIQAYEGEAVMTVNFSFLGKCEVLLKNGGGTYVDTGEYSIDYGTASREADEFYYPRAQYHGMELILYPCPELDKELSLNGRNTKMSVELKERFLGRETPFISKADARIEQAVRVIQDDIEADADMNLLAVDVSRWLQVLCSKRDAVETNRVYYSGSQIQIARKTMDILTEDLSKRYSAATLAKHFGISETSLKNYFQGVYGRGYSELLNEIRMKKAAELILKNSMKISEISDAVGFATQSRFAKAFKNYYGAAPLEYKRKHNLNKDSRQMELSDNK, encoded by the coding sequence ATGAATGAGAAACGAGAAGTAATCCTGCCATCAGATTTTTCAGGAGAGAAAGGAAAGATCGTCTGTTATCGGATCAGCTCATATCTGGAGCTTTTGTATATTGATATCAGATCAAGAAGAATCCCAGAAGTCCAGATTCAGGCCTACGAAGGGGAAGCGGTCATGACAGTGAATTTCAGTTTCCTTGGCAAGTGTGAGGTTCTTTTGAAAAATGGTGGCGGTACTTATGTGGATACCGGGGAATATTCAATCGACTATGGGACTGCTTCAAGAGAAGCGGATGAATTTTACTATCCAAGAGCACAGTATCATGGAATGGAGTTGATCTTGTATCCATGTCCAGAACTTGACAAAGAACTGTCATTAAATGGCAGGAATACCAAAATGAGCGTTGAATTAAAAGAACGGTTTCTGGGAAGAGAGACACCATTTATTTCAAAAGCAGATGCAAGAATTGAACAGGCAGTGAGAGTGATTCAAGATGACATTGAAGCAGATGCAGATATGAATCTTCTTGCGGTGGATGTCAGCCGGTGGCTTCAGGTTCTTTGCAGCAAAAGGGATGCAGTGGAGACAAACAGGGTGTACTACTCAGGTTCACAGATTCAGATTGCGAGAAAGACCATGGATATTCTGACAGAAGATTTAAGCAAACGATATTCTGCAGCGACACTTGCGAAACATTTTGGAATCAGTGAGACAAGTCTTAAGAATTATTTCCAGGGAGTATATGGAAGAGGATACAGCGAATTATTGAATGAGATCCGAATGAAAAAGGCAGCAGAATTGATTCTGAAAAATTCAATGAAAATATCAGAGATCAGTGATGCAGTAGGATTTGCGACACAATCAAGATTTGCAAAAGCATTTAAGAATTATTACGGGGCTGCACCGCTTGAATATAAGCGCAAGCACAATTTAAATAAGGACAGCAGACAGATGGAATTGTCCGACAATAAATAA
- the ispE gene encoding 4-(cytidine 5'-diphospho)-2-C-methyl-D-erythritol kinase: protein MDHSIVLKSYGKINLGLDVLRRREDGYHEVRMIMQTVGLYDVLTMKKRKDDKIEMTCNLSFLPTDERNLVYKAVKLIKDKYHIKDGVEINLSKRIPVAAGMAGGSSNCAAALKGMNQLFDLGLSIDELCEIGVTLGADVPYCIWGGTALSEGIGEKLSRVDAMPDCYILIAKPGISVSTAFVYKNLDLPALSKHPDIDGMLECLKEKDLSGICDRLENVLETVTIKEYPIIEKVKKHLMDQGAKGALMSGSGPTIFAIFEDKKTADDAMESLRSIEDIKQAYVVRPIQ, encoded by the coding sequence ATGGATCATAGTATTGTTCTAAAATCATATGGAAAAATCAACCTTGGTCTGGATGTTTTAAGAAGACGCGAAGATGGATACCATGAAGTGCGTATGATCATGCAGACGGTTGGACTTTATGATGTGCTTACAATGAAGAAAAGGAAAGATGACAAGATTGAGATGACCTGTAATCTTTCGTTTCTTCCAACCGATGAACGTAATCTCGTTTATAAGGCTGTAAAACTCATAAAGGATAAGTATCATATTAAAGATGGAGTTGAGATCAATCTCAGCAAACGGATTCCGGTAGCAGCAGGTATGGCTGGCGGAAGTTCTAATTGCGCAGCAGCATTAAAAGGAATGAATCAGCTGTTTGATCTAGGATTATCGATCGATGAATTATGTGAGATAGGAGTAACGCTTGGAGCAGATGTTCCATACTGTATCTGGGGTGGTACAGCACTATCAGAAGGAATCGGAGAGAAACTTTCAAGGGTTGATGCGATGCCAGATTGCTATATTCTGATCGCAAAACCAGGGATCAGTGTATCAACAGCATTTGTATATAAGAATCTTGATCTTCCAGCACTTTCGAAGCATCCGGATATCGATGGAATGTTGGAGTGTCTGAAAGAGAAAGATCTTTCAGGAATCTGTGATCGTCTGGAGAATGTACTGGAGACAGTCACGATCAAGGAATATCCGATCATTGAGAAAGTTAAGAAACATCTGATGGATCAGGGAGCAAAGGGAGCTTTAATGAGTGGAAGTGGACCAACGATCTTCGCGATCTTTGAGGATAAGAAAACAGCGGACGATGCAATGGAATCATTACGAAGTATTGAGGACATCAAACAGGCATACGTAGTAAGACCGATACAATAA
- a CDS encoding phosphatidylinositol-specific phospholipase C/glycerophosphodiester phosphodiesterase family protein, with the protein MRLSKIKTKEIRYVVWKYRLKRFLPHILTLCLAVIVAGGAFSAYSVYHKKHQKQLAKQSEVQREKDVNTARKKAQKEKTTLKPWYTYHSIAHAMGGLDGKDYLNSIDGFYPAYQKGYRVFEMDILLTKDNVAIGKHQWGRKLSDPTSKKGDPVSYRKFKNTKIYGKYTPTSFLDVLNLMEKYPDFYLMTDSKSTEPADAKKEFNVLVQTAKKVGKEDLLDRVIVQVYNQRMYWAVKSVHPFKHFVYTTYKQPDAAFYKVVKFCKQNGIEAITSPKNDINDYRMELLAKQGIYSYTHSVNNAYFAKEFMKLGVYGVYSDFLSPAQVNNSYIRANCPKFASRYVKTILPGINQ; encoded by the coding sequence ATGAGACTTTCAAAAATAAAAACAAAGGAAATCCGATATGTAGTCTGGAAATATCGATTAAAACGATTTCTTCCACATATCTTAACACTTTGCCTTGCTGTTATTGTTGCTGGCGGAGCTTTTAGTGCTTATTCGGTATATCATAAAAAGCATCAAAAGCAACTGGCAAAACAATCTGAGGTCCAGCGTGAAAAAGATGTTAACACTGCTCGTAAAAAGGCACAAAAAGAAAAAACAACACTGAAACCTTGGTATACTTACCACAGCATTGCCCATGCAATGGGCGGGCTTGATGGCAAAGATTATTTGAATTCCATCGATGGCTTTTACCCTGCTTATCAGAAGGGTTATCGTGTCTTTGAAATGGACATCCTTCTTACTAAGGACAACGTTGCGATTGGTAAGCACCAATGGGGTCGGAAACTTTCTGATCCAACCAGTAAAAAAGGCGACCCAGTCAGTTACCGTAAATTCAAAAATACTAAGATCTATGGGAAATATACACCAACTTCTTTCCTTGATGTATTGAATCTCATGGAAAAATATCCTGATTTCTATCTGATGACAGACTCAAAAAGCACAGAGCCTGCAGATGCAAAAAAGGAATTTAATGTTCTTGTACAGACAGCTAAAAAAGTCGGTAAAGAAGACCTCTTAGACCGTGTGATCGTTCAGGTCTACAATCAGAGAATGTACTGGGCTGTAAAAAGCGTGCATCCATTCAAGCATTTTGTATACACCACTTACAAACAGCCCGATGCAGCATTTTATAAAGTCGTAAAGTTCTGTAAACAAAATGGTATTGAAGCGATCACTTCTCCTAAGAATGATATCAATGATTATCGTATGGAACTGCTTGCAAAACAAGGAATTTATTCATATACACATTCCGTGAATAATGCTTATTTTGCGAAAGAGTTTATGAAACTTGGGGTTTATGGAGTATATTCTGATTTTCTTAGCCCAGCACAGGTGAATAATAGTTATATTAGGGCGAATTGTCCGAAGTTTGCTTCACGGTATGTGAAGACGATATTGCCGGGGATCAATCAGTAA
- a CDS encoding TIGR01906 family membrane protein — protein sequence MKNILISLCLALFIISASVTITLNFRPLYYHDISSLKIEETSGFSKKVIRENYDALIDYNQFFYSGKLKLTLPMSREGKIHFEEVKRIFVGIEYLCVITLILSCFLIKRKIRSRNIDFLRSASIITVLLPVIVGILCAFNWDAAFTLFHEVMFRNDYWIFDEATDPVIMILPDAFFLHCAVMIILLILIGSLLCMGFRSFFRHRFML from the coding sequence ATGAAAAATATCCTGATATCCTTATGTCTTGCACTATTTATCATCAGTGCATCCGTAACGATAACATTAAACTTCCGACCTTTATATTATCATGATATTTCCTCTTTGAAAATAGAAGAAACTTCCGGTTTTTCCAAAAAAGTGATTCGTGAAAATTATGATGCTTTGATTGATTATAATCAGTTCTTTTATTCTGGCAAATTAAAACTGACCTTGCCTATGTCAAGAGAGGGCAAGATTCATTTTGAAGAAGTAAAACGAATCTTTGTTGGTATCGAATATCTTTGCGTGATCACACTGATCTTATCTTGTTTCCTCATAAAGAGAAAAATAAGGTCACGAAATATTGATTTTTTGAGATCAGCTTCTATTATAACTGTTTTATTACCCGTAATCGTTGGTATTTTATGTGCGTTCAACTGGGATGCCGCTTTTACTTTGTTTCATGAGGTCATGTTTCGAAATGATTATTGGATTTTTGATGAAGCTACTGACCCTGTGATCATGATCCTTCCAGATGCATTTTTCCTTCACTGCGCCGTTATGATCATCTTACTAATCTTAATTGGCAGCTTACTTTGTATGGGATTTCGTTCTTTTTTTCGACACAGGTTTATGCTATAA
- a CDS encoding DUF3794 and LysM peptidoglycan-binding domain-containing protein, whose product MDFDKKEFYGIVAKAKKQMQITIDQDCNVADTKPDVEKMIQTRGIVKIQETEMMVDRVRIKGEFVFQGLYGTNDTSAYLESLEYSLPFEEYVHIEGVLPSDYVKVKYTIDDINTILINSRKISIRVLLTFSFQITEEMKEKGIIEIHEENVSVLKKDVQITDLIVNKKDIARLKEELVLPANKANIYQILWTQVDMENLQAKIGEHMIEIQGAMHIFVLYLGEDAQMPVQYARWEIPVDTQLECYECMPGMIGRIGMTLGGQQLEIRPDEDGEERIISLDVTIDCDIKIYEDHKISYIDDGYSMEETLIPEYHMFDFETLVGKNQAVMKADKRFRLEQESGKLLQVLSVKGSATVDDVEMTAQGLSVEGVWMADVLYLSTEDMTPVMSSSYMEPFTFFVETKNLTGNEDYQLDVRVDQMTAIPTEGEEIEIRASVLFDFIAFHRVRQRIMTDMKQGPLDYDKIREIPGIVGYIVKEGDTLWSIAKAYFTTVESIREQNEDISDIKPGDKLLIVKEMKIF is encoded by the coding sequence ATGGATTTTGATAAGAAAGAATTTTATGGGATCGTGGCGAAAGCGAAGAAACAGATGCAGATCACGATCGATCAGGACTGCAATGTTGCAGATACAAAACCAGATGTAGAAAAGATGATCCAGACCAGAGGAATCGTAAAGATACAGGAAACGGAAATGATGGTTGACCGGGTAAGGATCAAGGGGGAATTTGTATTTCAGGGGCTATATGGTACAAATGATACGTCAGCATACCTTGAATCGCTAGAATATTCACTTCCGTTTGAGGAATATGTACATATAGAAGGAGTGCTCCCATCGGATTATGTAAAAGTAAAATATACGATCGATGACATCAATACGATTTTGATCAATTCAAGGAAAATAAGCATTCGTGTATTATTGACGTTTTCCTTTCAGATCACGGAAGAAATGAAAGAAAAAGGGATCATTGAAATTCATGAAGAAAATGTATCCGTGTTAAAGAAAGATGTACAGATCACAGATCTGATCGTAAATAAAAAGGATATCGCGAGATTAAAAGAAGAATTGGTACTTCCTGCAAATAAGGCGAACATTTATCAGATTTTATGGACACAGGTAGATATGGAAAATCTGCAGGCAAAAATTGGAGAGCACATGATCGAGATTCAGGGTGCAATGCATATATTTGTATTATATCTTGGAGAAGATGCCCAGATGCCGGTACAGTATGCGAGATGGGAGATTCCGGTAGATACGCAGCTGGAATGTTATGAATGTATGCCAGGAATGATCGGACGGATCGGGATGACACTCGGAGGACAGCAGTTGGAGATAAGACCTGATGAGGATGGAGAAGAAAGAATTATTTCTTTGGATGTTACGATCGACTGTGATATTAAAATTTATGAAGATCATAAGATTTCATATATTGATGACGGATATAGTATGGAAGAAACGCTAATTCCAGAATATCATATGTTCGATTTTGAGACACTGGTAGGAAAGAACCAAGCGGTGATGAAAGCAGACAAACGCTTTCGGCTGGAACAAGAGTCAGGAAAGCTGTTGCAAGTGTTATCCGTTAAAGGAAGTGCAACCGTAGACGATGTGGAAATGACAGCACAAGGATTATCTGTAGAAGGTGTGTGGATGGCAGATGTCTTGTATCTGTCCACAGAAGATATGACACCAGTGATGAGCAGTTCTTATATGGAGCCGTTTACATTTTTTGTTGAGACGAAGAATCTGACTGGAAATGAGGACTATCAACTGGATGTGCGGGTAGATCAGATGACAGCGATTCCAACAGAAGGAGAAGAGATAGAGATCAGAGCTTCTGTTTTATTTGATTTTATCGCTTTTCACAGAGTCAGACAGCGGATTATGACGGATATGAAGCAAGGACCGCTAGACTACGACAAAATACGTGAGATCCCAGGGATCGTTGGGTATATCGTCAAAGAAGGAGACACTCTATGGTCTATTGCCAAGGCGTATTTTACAACGGTTGAGAGCATTCGGGAGCAAAATGAGGACATTTCCGATATCAAACCAGGAGATAAGCTTTTAATCGTAAAAGAAATGAAAATATTTTAG
- a CDS encoding GNAT family N-acetyltransferase — protein MNIRTATIKDLEAVTSVEAECFPPAEAATRAELAERLKYYADHFWLMFDGDKLIAFVDGFVTDEEDLTDEMYAKAQLHNESGAWQMIFGVNTIPAYRKHGYAGELIKCAIEDARKQERKGLVLTCKDHLVHYYAKFGFENEGVSESEHGGVKWNQMRLKF, from the coding sequence ATGAATATAAGAACCGCAACAATCAAAGATCTAGAAGCAGTAACATCTGTAGAGGCAGAATGCTTTCCACCAGCAGAAGCAGCAACAAGAGCAGAATTAGCAGAACGATTAAAATACTATGCTGATCATTTCTGGCTGATGTTTGATGGAGATAAATTAATTGCGTTTGTAGATGGATTTGTAACAGATGAAGAAGATCTGACAGATGAGATGTATGCAAAAGCTCAGTTGCACAATGAAAGTGGAGCGTGGCAGATGATCTTTGGGGTGAATACGATACCTGCATACAGAAAACATGGGTATGCAGGAGAGTTGATCAAATGTGCGATCGAAGATGCAAGAAAGCAGGAAAGAAAAGGATTAGTGCTTACTTGTAAGGATCATTTGGTGCATTATTATGCGAAATTTGGATTTGAGAATGAGGGAGTATCTGAGTCTGAGCATGGAGGAGTGAAGTGGAATCAGATGAGGCTTAAATTTTGA